GGCCGTCCTTGCTTTCCAAAGCGCCAATTTCTACCCCAGTCTCGGCAATCCGCCGGACGATGCCGAATACTCCCTTTTTTTAGACTACATTGAAGACGGAGTCCTGTGGCTAGATGCCATATCGAATACCAACGGTCAATCGGGGACGTTCAATCTTGCGGACATTACCTTCACGGGCATAACAGAGGGTGTCAGCGACATCATCATCAACCCTATTTTCATGTCGGATTCAGGCTTCAACGAGCTTTACCCCGACACCATCAATGACGCCACGGCTACCGTCGTTTCGGCTGCCGTCGTCCCAGAACCGGGCACCATGGTCCTCCTGGGCGCCGGACTGGCAGGACTGGCCATCTGGCGGCGCAGGCGTTTCTGATAACCAGCGGCCCGGCCGCTCCTTGCAACGCTGATTCATCCCTCCCCGTAAAATCATCTCCAGAAGATACTATGCCGCCGTTTCCCCCTGGAAGCGGCGGCATTTCATAATCCCCCGTCACCGCAAGCTCTCCGGGCATTTTCACACTTTTTTCCATTCAGCCGAAGAACCACCGTTTTTTGACCCACATCATAATTTTTTTGCGGGAATGGGGGTAAGGTACAACCATCACCAACGAAGGAGGCGAACCATGGAACTGAAAAACAATCTCGGCACCACGGCGATCCAGGACGTCATAGCAAAATACCCGGAAATCGGCGAGATCCTCCAGCGCTACGATATCGGCTGCGTCACCTGCAAGGTGGGTATCTGCCTCCTGAAGGACGTGGTCTCCATCCATGGCCTTTCCAAAGAGGACGAGGCCCGGATCGAGCAGGAGATTAACGGCTTCCTGACCCGGAAAGCTGCTTAGTCATAAAGAAAAGACGAATCAAACAACGGTCCATACGCACACTCACAAAAAAGGAGAACAAAATCATGGCAAATCTCGGTTGCGGCTGCCCCGGCAGCATGGCTCGCATCATCGAAAGAGAAGAAACAGTTACCACCGAAACCACCGCAAAGCCCCAGTCGGAGCTTCGCCAGTGGCCGGTCCAGCTCCACCTGGTGCCGCCGTCGGCCCCCTACTTCAAGAACGCCGACATCCTCATCTCGGCGGACTGCGTGGCCTTCGCCCTCGGCTCCTTCCACCAGGATCTCCTGAAGAACAAGGCCCTGGCCATCGCCTGCCCCAAGCTGGACGAGACCGGCACCTACGTGGAGAAGCTGGCCACCATCTTCCGGGACAACGACGTGAAGAGCATCGCCGTTGCCATCATGGAAGTCCCCTGCTGCCGCGGCCTAGACATCATGGTGCAGCAGGCCCTGGCAAAATCGGGGAAGGATATCCCCCTGGAAACTATCATCATCGGCATTGACGGCGAGAGGAGGAACTAGTCATGAAACGGGACATCACCCAGGCCCTGGTGGACGAGCACCGGCTGATCCTCCGGATGCTGGCCCTCCTGGAGCGGAACGCTCCCCGCACCGCTGCGGGGAGCTACACCAACTACCAATTCTACCGGGACGCGGTGGATTTCATCCGCAACTACGCCGACCGCTTCCACCACGCCAAGGAAGAGGACATCCTCTTCGAGGCCCTGATTGCCAACGGAATGCCCCGGGAGAACAGCCCCGTGGCGGCCATGCTCATGGAGCACGACCGGGGCCGGGCGTACGTGAAGGCCATGGAAGCTGCAGCTCTGGCCGCGGAGGCGGGCGATGCCTCCCGCACGGGCGACCTGGCGGAGAACGCCTTAGCCTACCTGACCATGCTCCGGGAGCACATCGACAAGGAGGATACCATCCTCTACCCCCTGGCGGAGCGGGTCATCCCCGATGGACCGCGCGATGGGATCATTGCGGGATACCGGGCGGCAGAGTCGCGCACGCCTGACGGTTTCGAGGCGCACTACCTGCAACTGGTGGAACAGTACGAAGCAGAATCTCCTGCAAAGGCCGCCTGATTCAGGGGGCAGGACCTCCACACCGCATAAAAAAAGAGCCCGGTTTCCCCGGGCTTTTTCCTTTCGCTATAAAACGCCTCGCTAATCACCCACCATACCCGTGCCCGGAAGCTGTACCGGGTCGCAGACGTCGGCAGGATTATGGGCCTTCACTCCGCACTTGCTGCACGCAACGGTAGCATTGGCCGTCAGGCAGTGGATCGTCTGTGCATCCTCGATATTGCAAAGCATCTCGTGTTTTCTCATGGTTTACACCTCCCTTGTGCTGAAGGCTAACCTGTTGTCCTGGTTATATTAAAGCACAATACGAGAAAATTTCACACGAGAAACATCGCGGTAACACAGATTATCAGAAATGCGGATTTCCGCTCCCGCCATAAACAGCTCCGCATCCCACGCGCAAGATTATCGCGCCCCTTCTTTTTTCCACTCTTCCCGCCCTTTATGTTCTTTTCGTTCTTCACCCTGAGGTGTGTTTGCAGGCTGCTTTACGGAGGGAGAGGCTGGGGCGGCCGTAATGCCATGCTCACCCTTCTCCCGTTTCTCACCTCCCTGGCCCGGAGGACGCCCCTCAGCACTGCCCGTTTGCTGGATTACGGCCGCCGGCCGCTGGCGAGGCGGACGGCTCCGTTTTGGCTGCGGATTTGGCGGAGCCGTGACAGCCGGTTGCGGGTTGTCGTGCGCCGCCGGCAATGCCGTTGCCGGTGAAGGTGACAGCGGCGGGGTCATCGTGCGCCCATCACGGGGCCTGCTTCTCCGTTTCACCTGTTCATCGCCGCGATCCCCTTTAACCGCCACCCCCTGACTTTCCCGGTAACGCACCGCCGGGGCAAGCGGTTTTCCTCCCCGGATATCCCGGTTTTTCATTGCGGGGGCTGCCGGTTTCACTGCCGGCTGTTTCGGAGCTTCGCGGCGGACAACCGGCAACTCTCCGGCAGGACGCCCTGGTAAAATAACCGCCCCTTTCCCATCGGGGGCATGCCGCCGTTGTTCCGGGGCATCATGCCGCTTCGGACGGCTCAGCCGCTCAGGAGGCCTTTTGACGGCCGGTACCGATTTGAATACCGGGCGTCTAGTCTCGCGCTCGGGCCTGAAGCGGGGAGGCCCGACGCTCCCGACGCGTGCCGTGAAAAGATTGCCTCGTACCGCCACGCGCTGCTGCTTCCCCTTGATGAAGGTGTCGCTATGGATTACCGTCACGGCGTTGCGCACCCGTATGTTGCGGTAATGCCGCACAGCGGATCTGGAAACGGTCGCGTTTACAATATTTACGCTATTGGGCCCGAAGTTCCCGTATCCATAGTAGATATCACCCGGCGCCAGCGGTACCCAGGCCACCGATTCCGGCGTATGTACCCACCCCACGTAACCGGGGCCCCACCAGGCCGCGCCCCTGGCAGGGGGAACCCAGCACCAGCCGAACCGGGGAGTGTGTGTCCATCTGCCGTAATGATAGGGCGCCCATCCCCACGGTTCGTAGGATATCCACACATAGTCACCCCTCACCCATACCCACCGGCCCTGACGATAGGGTGACCACCCAGCGGAAAGGGACAGCCGCGGCGCCCAGACATATCCGTACTCCGGCAGATAGTGCCAGCGGCCGTAATCATCCAGGTCGTAAGCATAGTCTTCAAGCTCGACCGGTACATAACGGAGGCTCTCGGCCGCGGTTTCCAGCCGGCGGTCCTGGTTTCTGTTCCACGCCAACCACTCATCGGGGGGATCGAGGGGGGCAAGCTCCGTTCCGCCTTCATAGTCAATGCGCAGTGAACGCCCCGCCGGTACGCGGACAGTGCCCCGCTCCGTGTCCACAAGGACATGCC
The nucleotide sequence above comes from Geobacter benzoatilyticus. Encoded proteins:
- a CDS encoding cohesin domain-containing protein, translating into MKSTLLSLLIASFLMFGSMAHAFSLSLTPQSQEFAVGENATYTLSVSDLDTSLVYYSLDIYFDQAVLAFQSANFYPSLGNPPDDAEYSLFLDYIEDGVLWLDAISNTNGQSGTFNLADITFTGITEGVSDIIINPIFMSDSGFNELYPDTINDATATVVSAAVVPEPGTMVLLGAGLAGLAIWRRRRF
- a CDS encoding iron-sulfur cluster-binding oxidoreductase, translated to MANLGCGCPGSMARIIEREETVTTETTAKPQSELRQWPVQLHLVPPSAPYFKNADILISADCVAFALGSFHQDLLKNKALAIACPKLDETGTYVEKLATIFRDNDVKSIAVAIMEVPCCRGLDIMVQQALAKSGKDIPLETIIIGIDGERRN
- a CDS encoding hemerythrin domain-containing protein, translating into MKRDITQALVDEHRLILRMLALLERNAPRTAAGSYTNYQFYRDAVDFIRNYADRFHHAKEEDILFEALIANGMPRENSPVAAMLMEHDRGRAYVKAMEAAALAAEAGDASRTGDLAENALAYLTMLREHIDKEDTILYPLAERVIPDGPRDGIIAGYRAAESRTPDGFEAHYLQLVEQYEAESPAKAA
- a CDS encoding FecR family protein — its product is MKIVRMVMAVLLLAVPVAGWGAELGIVRLSLVDGDVQVQAQDADEWVPAVANMPLAEGDRIWVPEGGRTELQIRGGCYLRLDAGSSLDIVAARNESLQFYLAEGRAYINNRKGGTKRIQMDAPDASTVIADNSIVMVDADYDGNIGVPVIRGHVLVDTERGTVRVPAGRSLRIDYEGGTELAPLDPPDEWLAWNRNQDRRLETAAESLRYVPVELEDYAYDLDDYGRWHYLPEYGYVWAPRLSLSAGWSPYRQGRWVWVRGDYVWISYEPWGWAPYHYGRWTHTPRFGWCWVPPARGAAWWGPGYVGWVHTPESVAWVPLAPGDIYYGYGNFGPNSVNIVNATVSRSAVRHYRNIRVRNAVTVIHSDTFIKGKQQRVAVRGNLFTARVGSVGPPRFRPERETRRPVFKSVPAVKRPPERLSRPKRHDAPEQRRHAPDGKGAVILPGRPAGELPVVRREAPKQPAVKPAAPAMKNRDIRGGKPLAPAVRYRESQGVAVKGDRGDEQVKRRSRPRDGRTMTPPLSPSPATALPAAHDNPQPAVTAPPNPQPKRSRPPRQRPAAVIQQTGSAEGRPPGQGGEKREKGEHGITAAPASPSVKQPANTPQGEERKEHKGREEWKKEGAR